The genomic interval TCAAACCACCATCTGACATGCTAAAAATTAGACTGACATGTTTTGCTCTCAACCCCACAGTTCTCTTTTGGTCAAGATCTGCTGTTGCACCATCCCCTCTGGCCGTGAGAAAGGCAGGAAAGCAACCCTGCAAGCAgaggcactgcagggcagccagagccctgtgtccctctCTGTGTGTGGAGATGGTACCAGCACCCCTCCCACCCTGCCAGaggctctgcccctgcagctgcagccagcaggacacagcaatGCCggggagatggagatggagatattccccagcagggagaggaggcaggagcTCATCAGTCTGCCTGACAGCAGGCAATACCAGTGAATATTTTGTCCCACTGGCCACTTTCATTCAGAAATTGCTTTTCCAGGCACACTGTGGTGGATGCTGGTGTCAGTGCAAGGTTCTTTGGGGACAGGCAccagtgctctgcagtgctgctgggcccTGGAAGAGCCTGCCcgagagctgccagcagggacacagcacgtGTCACCTCCTGTGCGCCACACGGGGACAGCACTCAGCACTGAGACAGGCCGGGAGCTGCAAGGCAGGGGAAATACCAAGAGAGCGTCAGtggcccatggcaggggggatAAAAGCCGTGACTGCCTGGAAGGAGGGgaccctgagcagctgcagatgaTGGTGGCTGACAGAGGAACAGGGTGCAGAGAAGGATGGGGATCCTGAtgctgccatggccaggaaTCAGGCACAGACCCAAGAGCCTCAGCAGGAGCCATCTAAGTTCTCTGCAGACAGCACTTGATCCTAGCTTTGCCTGCTGGTAGCTGGTGTTGAGTTTGCTTTGACACATGCTGGTgaacctgctgctcacagccaggTGCTTTGTGCCTAGTGACATGGCTGCTCCCTGTCTCGAGACCTCGCTGGGCTGATGGGACCCTCATCTGGCAACCACAGCACCAAGCTCTGGATGGAATCATCACACTGGAGAGGTTCTGTGAGCTGAGCCCCTCCAGGCATGACTTTGACTGCTCATGGTTTACACCACTGGCGATTTCCTGGAAAACAGACAAGAGGAGGCTGTGAACAACGCTTGAGGAGGATGCAAAGTTTTCTATACAGTGATGAAGCTATCACAGTCCAGAAGCTGGAGGACTTTGAAGTACCAACAAGGACCATGACATAAAAATGTTGTTGGTTGGAGATCAATGAGCTGGGCACACTAATATGTCAGTAATGACTTGTAAGCATCCAccaaggagcagccccaagaaAGGCAAAAGCAGTCCCTGGAAATTTAGAAGTTTGTAATATATTGTGATTGTACACTGgcatggaattattttcaagGGCTGGCTTGTGATGTGCAGACAGATAATGCAGAAATACTCCAGAAACTGCTCTAATGTGACCTTAGAGCAAAGGGGAAATACGTTTGCCCAAGACAGCAATTCAAGGTGCTAATATCAGCATCTTTAAGCTCATTGATCAACTTGTCTGAGCTTTTCTGGTAAATAGGCTGTCGTGGGGAGCCCAAGAGCACCCTGGGACACAGACACCTGCAACCACTGAGCAGTCACAGAGCCAGCAGGTCACAGGGTCACGGTGCCACGTTTTCTCAGAATTGCTGGCTGAGAAGAGCTATGGAAGACAAGAGAACTACTGTGATTCAGAGTGAAACGCTTTATAATAATCACAAAACTGCCTGGAAACCACTGCCCTCACCTCTCCAACAGCTGCAGGGCTTTTGGGGCTCTTCTGTCCCAGGGCTCAGGCAGTGTGACAACAGAAGCCACTCCTGCTCCAATCCCAGCAGGGGTGGCACTCAGGAAGGCAGAGAGAAGACCTCAGGACATTCCAGGGCAATGGGGCCCCTCCAAGCAGTCTGTTGGGCGAGGAAGGTCAACAGGCATTGCCCAGCGAGACATCAGGCAATGGAaggcaaagcaaaggaaaaagccaAAGCTATTCCAcctccagaggagctgctgcagggatgcagggcagaCAAGCCTCtcacctccctgcagggctATTGCAGGCTCCTCAGTCAGCAGGAGGTGGTACAAGCCACACCAATGGTGATGACAGAGGAAGCTCTGCCCTTTGTTCAGGAGCGCTGTGGGTGCTTTCTTGGCCAGCGTTGCTGCTCTCACAGCCACCAGAAATTGTGATCAGAGGACACCTGACCGGTCATGTGCAAGGAGCACTGCTCgtcctgcctgcacagcactccacagctgggctggaggaacTCACTCTCTCTGAGGACAGCAAGAGAACAGGTAATTTCTCCTGGCTATTTGAATTCTGCAAGGCTTCACCTTTCCCCAGCAGTGGTGGGACACCAGAATAGAGATGGAGAAAGAGAGGGCTGGAGCcaatatattttcaaatgttcATTTTGATACTGACCACATCTGACATGTTTTGGGGTGCTTGAGGGCTGTCTCAGCCTTTGCTAGATCTTTTCTAGGTCTCCCTGTTACGATCTTCCCTTTTATCTTATGGGCTCATAACACATTTCTCGTGTCcagaggacagagctgctgcaggtatCTGCTGTACCACATTCCCTCACCTCTTCAGAGGTGTCCtggtgtgattctgtgattcctctAGATTTTCAAAGCTAACCAAGACCCACAGATGCACATAAATGCTGCAGCACTCCCTTATGGTTTGCTCGCTGGTGTTGCTTTTGAGACCCATGAACCTTCCCCCATGGAGCCACGTTCCCTCTGCagggaaaacccaaaaacatGTCAGACATCTTGGGCTTTTTGTGTCCATGAACAGTTGCACGTGGAACGTGCTTCTGCATTAACTCCTCCAAAGCTGGAGGGCAAACAGCAATATTACCCTTAGATCCAAGGTGATAAAACCACCTGCTAGACCAAACATAGATCACCTCTTCTACATCACATTGCTGCCATGGCATAGGTGAGTTTGTTTTGTCTTGGAACAGTGGCTGTAGTGCTTTTGAGATAAAGAGCAGCTTTGACAATCCTGGAAAGGCAGCGAGCAGACCCAGCACTCCGATTCTCAGTGCAGCCCTCTGAGTACAGAATTTGAAGGCAGCTGAAACCAGTGAGAGATACACTAATAAGAGATACACTAATAATTGCTCGTGTCACTAATGAGAAGTGATGCAgaggcatctcaggactgagggAAAGGACAGCTGTCCTTCTGCTGCACATCTGGGACATTTTAAGCTGTGAGGTCACTGGCTGGCTTCCACTGAGCCCTGCTATAAAGGAAGGGATGAGAGCTGGGTTTAGGGATCCCCTTCCCACTATCAAATGTTTGCAGTGGCTCACATAACTGCTTGCTGCAGGAtatctgctgctgcctgatcCAAGTCTGAGCCAAAACAGGGGCCCAAGCCTTTTTCCCTCCCACCCTCCAGGAGCAGTCTTCCCCACACAGGGCCCAGGGAGAATCCTTAAGTTTTTCTCTCCTTCACAACTGATCAGGcttgtgtccctgtccctcttcTTCCCACTAGGTACCCTGCATCAGGCAAAAGGTGGCAAAACCCCAATCTCTCTCAATTAGAATTAATCACTAATCCAGAACCTCCCTTGTAAAAAGCTTAATTTGCTTTTGCAGGAACTGTACGTTTTGATACCCTCAAAATGAACCACAGCAGCTGCAATATCACAGCCTATGAAATATTCTCAGTTTTCCAGCTGTGTGTTTACATCCCAGTTCTGGTTTTGGGCATTGTGCTGAACGTGTTGGCGCTGTGGGTGTTCTGTTACAAACTTGGCAAATGGACAGAAACCCGAGTGTACATGGTCAACTTGGCTGTGGCTGACTGCTTGCTGCTCTTCACCTTGCCGTTCAAAACTCTGTCCCAGTTCCAGCGCCTGAAGGTGGATGGCTGGTGCCTGGTTCTGGAAGGTGGCTATTTCACAAACCGCTTCATGAGCATCGGCATCATCACCCTCATTGCTGCTGACAGGTACCTTGCAATCAAGTACCCTTTGAGATCCAAGGCACTCAGGTCTCCTCTGATGGCAGCTTTTGCCTCTGGAGTCCTCTGGACAATCATCATCTGTGAGACTTCTCTCATTAAAAGCTTTGAGGACCGAAGAGAAGAtgatttttgctttgaaaaatctTCTGTGACACCCTCAGTGATCACGCTGTGTACCATTATTGCGGGGTTTTTCATACCACTGCTCATCTTGAGTTACTGCTCCATACAAATCATTGCAGAGCTCAGGAGGAAGAAGACTGACAACTGTTGCAATGAAATGCTGACCAGGAAAGCTGTCTACATTGTGTCTGCAAACATGGCTGTGTTCATCATCTGCTTTTTACCTCTTTATCTCGGGCATCTCCTCCGCTTCGTCCTGGACTCCGTCAGCTCCGACTGCTCGGCAATACAGAGCGTCAACAACTTTGTGCACTTCGCCTCCATCCTGGCCAACACAAACTGCTGCCTGGATGCCATTTGTTACTACTTTGTCAACCAGGAATTTAAGGAAGCATCTCCCAAGCTAGCAAAGTCCAAATCTGAGGCCGGTGAAGGAGCTGAAATTCAGCTCTCACTTGTAACACGTTAACACAAAACACATACAGCACGCATTTTATATTTGCCGTGTTCAACTGGGACTCACTAGCAGGGTTTCACACTTGCTTTTCATAAGAGTGGGGTGGAGGGACATTGTACTAATGGGAAACATTCAGATACATGATTCAGCTCTGAATCAGATAACCACAGCAGTCCAGGTTCTGATCTAAGGATCTAGATTGCCGTTGACAATTCTCTGCCTTAATGCAAATTTGCGTAAAAGGGTAGGGTAGATTTCCCCTGCCAAAAACCCCCATCTTTCATTTTCCCATGAAACCCAAAAGAAGCACAGGCACTGGTAAAAGATTGGGTTTTGTCTCTCATCCCCACCTTGGATAAGTTCTTGTGCAGCTGTGACAAAGAAATAGGCTATTCCATATGTCAACAAACTTCTAAAAAATCAGAGTGAAAGtatgcaaaaaaagaaaggagggtGTTTCTGTAAGTCACAATCTTACTGGTTTTTAGTTGCCAATAATGCACAATCCCATAATAGGCATTTTTAGCTTGCTTTAAAGAACTTTACAGCAATGTAACAGCAACCAAATGGTCATCATTACAACACATGGTCAGAAGAGATTGCAATTGCTTGTACTGGGGAAAAACTTGTGTGAGTCAAAATGTTTGAGTCAAATGGCATTAAAATTAAAGAGTTGGTGCGGGGCAGTGGGAACAAGGACTCTGTATTAGGACTCTATTCAATCTTATAGTGTAAAGTAGTAGCAAAGCTGTTCCAAAGAAATCAACCTGAATAAAGTTGTGTCTCTAGCATGGAAATTCactttttaatgatttaaatGGAAAAGGGGGGAGATGGGGTGGTAGAggacctgctgtgctgcctgtccAGGAGGGACAGCTCCCTGTTGTCCAAGCCAGGGGCAGTGGGTACGAGCTCTAACTGggactgggatttttttaaggcAGAGCAGAGTGTCCCACCCTGTGGTAATTTTACCACAAACATCTAAAAAGTAGATGAAACCACTCAGCAGCTTCAGACCACAcgccctgagctgggctgcaccATGCACACACCTCCACTCACACCTCCTaaccccaggctgggctgctggatttggtttggtttagggcaaatttgggatgAAACTTCCAACAGGGTTTTCCTAGAAAGCAGATTTAAGTGACTCTTTTCCCAGCTGGTTCAGGAAAAGATTTCTTtggagaaaagtaaaaaaaaacctgtttatttaacaaggaAAGCATTCAcaagtatattaaaaaataataatactacACAATaaaatttcttgtttttctgaagagatggcaaattcagaaagCTTTTTTGGCGGGGTGTAACTcggctcactcagtctcttatcagtcccttctgtgctggaaatgcagcGTCCCAGTCCTGGTGGAccacaggtgtgagctcctGGTGTTCTGGGTTTGCAGTCCACAGCAGGCTGATCagtttcaagaaaaagaaaaatcacagtcTGGGGAATTTCTCTGCTTCAGTTAGCTAAAacaaactaactaaaaagcaaaggagagttctttctttctgtttgtgctgcagacaacacagttcGTGAGAAGGAATGCAGAGCAGCAAGTGCAGTTTCTGCAAACACACTGCACgctttttttattccccttcACTTTCAGAACCAGTCTTAGAGGTGCAGAAattaatatccagcctaaacagGACAGATGACTGGTGAcacaagcatcataaagtcatCCTAGGACAGCTGCTGtccatgtgctgctgccacagaaaCATCCCTACAGCTCctacagccagccctgcctttgtGTCTCCTCCTGTTCAAGGCCATGGCAAAAGGAGGAACCCCCTGCTGCAGACAATGGTTGAGCAGAGCCCTCCATCCAcctgggcagtggctgctcagtgcACAGGACAGCAGCAAAACCCTGCCAGCCTCCCAGGGGATGCAGGATTCTCAGCATGCTGCCAGAGAGTCAGACAGAAATGGGGATATCTGCTCTGTGAGCACCAAAATCTGAGCAGAATCTTTCCTTTGCTCACGACTCAATGGGAAgtgaaaggaggagaaagggaacgGAGGAGAGGTTCTGGCTGTGAAGACCTCCTAAGGAGGTTGGTTCATCTCCCCTTTTCTACACTTGCATTTTCTTTGAACAGATCAAAGCAGCGACGATGGGTGAAGTGCATGCAGAGATGGATTttgtgctgctggctcagcccaAGGGTCACACCctgcttccccagccctgctgctgctcctggctctcctGCATTTCTGAATAACACCTGCACTCTGTGATCTGATGGATTGTTCCCCAGGAAAGCTAACAGAGCGTTAACATTCTCCCCCCAGTACAGGACCTGTGGGGTGATTTGAGAGATCACCTGATTGCCAGCGTGTTTATTCTGTACCTCTGGTCTCACCAGCACGGGTGAGAGCTCCTCAGAGGCAAAAGCTCTGCACAAACCAAGCTGCTGTTTaaaatgggcaagaaaaaaCCACTTCTACTCCACCAACCGCTGACACAAAGGGTGGGGGAGATGCAAAGCAGCCTGTAAACAAAGCACTTCCGAGCACGCTCTGCTCAGCCGCATAACTTCCAGTGCCGCCCCTTCCTCTGGTAGCCCAGAGATACTCACCGTGAgtgcctggcctggggcagccaggcttcctccctgcagagcctccaAAACTTTGTTCTTCACCATTCAGGCAGGGATTCAGGAGTGCTGGGGCTGAAATATGTGGCACAAGGACTGggaaaaacgccaatcacttgtttttaaattttttaaaagtttaatagtaataaaatggttaggA from Zonotrichia leucophrys gambelii isolate GWCS_2022_RI chromosome 9, RI_Zleu_2.0, whole genome shotgun sequence carries:
- the LOC135451864 gene encoding G-protein coupled receptor 35-like, which translates into the protein MNHSSCNITAYEIFSVFQLCVYIPVLVLGIVLNVLALWVFCYKLGKWTETRVYMVNLAVADCLLLFTLPFKTLSQFQRLKVDGWCLVLEGGYFTNRFMSIGIITLIAADRYLAIKYPLRSKALRSPLMAAFASGVLWTIIICETSLIKSFEDRREDDFCFEKSSVTPSVITLCTIIAGFFIPLLILSYCSIQIIAELRRKKTDNCCNEMLTRKAVYIVSANMAVFIICFLPLYLGHLLRFVLDSVSSDCSAIQSVNNFVHFASILANTNCCLDAICYYFVNQEFKEASPKLAKSKSEAGEGAEIQLSLVTR